Proteins encoded together in one Benincasa hispida cultivar B227 chromosome 1, ASM972705v1, whole genome shotgun sequence window:
- the LOC120070282 gene encoding ATP synthase mitochondrial F1 complex assembly factor 2 isoform X2 yields the protein MASSILSKMAKSVRITNRTLIPSHLFRCRMLCTSVATASEQAQFDAASFTFSEDNATEDPIFVKAPVSNCRADSSSPSSSSVTMPTSFMTGSVVGKRFYQQVTTREADDRNGWMVMLDYRTLKTPSKRPLKLPTLGLAKAVAAEWEYQETDGIRPFTMPLMKLACTALERVPLTRPKIIEHLMKKFNQDLVFCRAPEDNVLTSGVYERQVEKIDPLLDWVGSEFGFKPVVYSSFFGGKQEDGLIKAVEDLLRKTDDCELASIDAIASAAHSLIIAIGIFRGKLQIEEAIELIRLEEDLQVDKWGMVEGGHDVDIADLRVQISSATVFLALSRRF from the exons ATGGCGAGCTCAATTCTATCAAAAATGGCAAAATCAGTCAGAATCACCAATCGCACGCTAATTCCATCTCATTTATTCCGCTGCCGTATGCTTTGTACCAGTGTCGCCACCGCTTCCGAACAAGCTCAATTTGACGCCGCCTCCTTCACATTCTCCGAGGACAACGCTACAGAAGATCCTATATTCGTCAAGGCTCCAGTTTCGAACTGCAGAGCCGATTCTTCATCCCCTTCCAGCTCCTCGGTGACGATGCCGACCTCGTTCATGACCGGTTCCGTTGTAGGCAAGCGCTTTTACCAGCAAGTGACTACGAGGGAAGCGGATGATCGGAATGGATGGATGGTGATGCTTGATTACCGGACTCTGAAGACTCCTTCGAAGAGGCCGCTAAAGCTACCGACTCTTGGCCTCGCCAAGGCAGTTGCGGCTGAGTGGGAATATCAG GAAACAGATGGTATTAGACCTTTCACAATGCCTCTAATGAAATTGGCCTGTACCGCATTAGAAAGAGTGCCTCTTACCCGGCCCAAGATTATCGAACATTTGATGAAGAAATTCAATCAGGATCTGGTTTTCTGTCGTGCTCCGGAGGATAATGTTCTAACGAGTGGTGTTTATG AACGGCAAGTGGAGAAAATCGATCCTTTGCTTGACTGGGTGGGCTCAGAGTTTGGCTTTAAGCCTGTTGTATATTCCAGTTTTTTTGGTGGGAAGCAGGAGGATGGTCTTATAAAGGCTGTTGAAGATCTTCTAAGGAAAACAGATGACTGTGAATTGGCATCAATCGATGCCATCGCATCAGCTGCACACTCTTTAATAATTGCTATTGGAATTTTTCGTGGAAAGTTGCAGATCGAAGAAGCAATTGAGTTGATTAGACTTGAAGAAGATCTACAG GTGGATAAATGGGGTATGGTTGAAGGTGGTCACGATGTTGATATTGCTGATCTACGAGTTCAGATCTCATCTGCCACGGTATTTCTTGCTCTTTCAAGGAGGTTTTGA
- the LOC120070282 gene encoding ATP synthase mitochondrial F1 complex assembly factor 2 isoform X3, which yields MASSILSKMAKSVRITNRTLIPSHLFRCRMLCTSVATASEQAQFDAASFTFSEDNATEDPIFVKAPVSNCRADSSSPSSSSVTMPTSFMTGSVVGKRFYQQVTTREADDRNGWMVMLDYRTLKTPSKRPLKLPTLGLAKAVAAEWEYQETDGIRPFTMPLMKLACTALERVPLTRPKIIEHLMKKFNQDLVFCRAPEDNVLTSGVYERQVEKIDPLLDWVGSEFGFKPVVYSSFFGGKQEDGLIKAVEDLLRKTDDCELASIDAIASAAHSLIIAIGIFRGKLQIEEAIELIRLEEDLQVDKWGMVEGGHDVDIADLRVQISSATSL from the exons ATGGCGAGCTCAATTCTATCAAAAATGGCAAAATCAGTCAGAATCACCAATCGCACGCTAATTCCATCTCATTTATTCCGCTGCCGTATGCTTTGTACCAGTGTCGCCACCGCTTCCGAACAAGCTCAATTTGACGCCGCCTCCTTCACATTCTCCGAGGACAACGCTACAGAAGATCCTATATTCGTCAAGGCTCCAGTTTCGAACTGCAGAGCCGATTCTTCATCCCCTTCCAGCTCCTCGGTGACGATGCCGACCTCGTTCATGACCGGTTCCGTTGTAGGCAAGCGCTTTTACCAGCAAGTGACTACGAGGGAAGCGGATGATCGGAATGGATGGATGGTGATGCTTGATTACCGGACTCTGAAGACTCCTTCGAAGAGGCCGCTAAAGCTACCGACTCTTGGCCTCGCCAAGGCAGTTGCGGCTGAGTGGGAATATCAG GAAACAGATGGTATTAGACCTTTCACAATGCCTCTAATGAAATTGGCCTGTACCGCATTAGAAAGAGTGCCTCTTACCCGGCCCAAGATTATCGAACATTTGATGAAGAAATTCAATCAGGATCTGGTTTTCTGTCGTGCTCCGGAGGATAATGTTCTAACGAGTGGTGTTTATG AACGGCAAGTGGAGAAAATCGATCCTTTGCTTGACTGGGTGGGCTCAGAGTTTGGCTTTAAGCCTGTTGTATATTCCAGTTTTTTTGGTGGGAAGCAGGAGGATGGTCTTATAAAGGCTGTTGAAGATCTTCTAAGGAAAACAGATGACTGTGAATTGGCATCAATCGATGCCATCGCATCAGCTGCACACTCTTTAATAATTGCTATTGGAATTTTTCGTGGAAAGTTGCAGATCGAAGAAGCAATTGAGTTGATTAGACTTGAAGAAGATCTACAG GTGGATAAATGGGGTATGGTTGAAGGTGGTCACGATGTTGATATTGCTGATCTACGAGTTCAGATCTCATCTGCCACG AGTCTGTAG
- the LOC120086065 gene encoding succinate dehydrogenase [ubiquinone] iron-sulfur subunit 2, mitochondrial, with protein MATGILRRAISRVSATSPSRFVRIRAHASEAEAQQVEQKAAASSNLKTFAIYRWNPNSPSKPELQEYKIDLKECGPMVLDALIKIKNEIDPSLTFRRSCREGICGSCAMNIDGCNGLACLTKISSGASSMITPLPHMFVIKDLVVDMTNFYNQYKSIEPWLKRKSEPPVPGKEILQSKKDRAKLDGMYECILCACCSTSCPSYWWNPESYLGPAALLHANRWISDSRDEYTKERLEAINDEFKLYRCHTILNCARACPKGLNPGKQIQNIKHLQLVV; from the exons ATGGCGACCGGAATCCTGAGGCGGGCAATATCTAGGGTTTCTGCAACTTCACCTTCAAGATTCGTTCGAATTCGAGCTCATGCTTCCGAAGCTGAAGCCCAGCAAGTTGAACAAAAAGCCGCCGCCTCATCGAACCTAAAGACATTCGCAATCTACCGATGGAACCCCAATAGTCCTTCCAAACCAGAGCTTCAGGAGTATAAGATCGATCTCAAAGAGTGTGGCCCCATGGTGCTCGATGCGCTAATCAAAATCAAGAACGAGATCGACCCGTCTCTGACCTTCCGCCGCTCGTGCCGAGAGGGGATCTGCGGTTCCTGTGCGATGAACATCGATGGATGTAATGGATTGGCTTGCTTGACCAAGATTTCCTCTGGAGCTTCTTCCATGATTACGCCGCTGCCTCAtatgttcgtgatcaaggatcTGGTGGTGGATATGACTAATTTCTATAACCAATATAAGAGTATTGAGCCGTGGTTGAAGAGGAAGAGCGAGCCGCCTGTGCCCGGGAAGGAGATTCTTCAGAGTAAGAAAGATAGGGCGAAGTTGGATGGTATGTATGAGTGTATATTGTGTGCTTGCTGTAGTACATCGTGCCCCAGCTATTGGTGGAACCCGGAGTCTTATCTTGGACCAGCCGCTTTGCTCCATGCCAATAG GTGGATAAGCGATAGCCGTGATGAATATACCAAGGAACGACTTGAGGCAATAAATGATGAATTCAAGCTCTATCGTTGTCATACCATTCTGAACTGTGCCCGTGCCTGTCCCAAGGGTTTGAACCCCGGAAAACAGATCCAAAATATCAAACACCTTCAGCTCGTGGTTTGA
- the LOC120070282 gene encoding ATP synthase mitochondrial F1 complex assembly factor 2 isoform X1, with translation MASSILSKMAKSVRITNRTLIPSHLFRCRMLCTSVATASEQAQFDAASFTFSEDNATEDPIFVKAPVSNCRADSSSPSSSSVTMPTSFMTGSVVGKRFYQQVTTREADDRNGWMVMLDYRTLKTPSKRPLKLPTLGLAKAVAAEWEYQETDGIRPFTMPLMKLACTALERVPLTRPKIIEHLMKKFNQDLVFCRAPEDNVLTSGVYERQVEKIDPLLDWVGSEFGFKPVVYSSFFGGKQEDGLIKAVEDLLRKTDDCELASIDAIASAAHSLIIAIGIFRGKLQIEEAIELIRLEEDLQVDKWGMVEGGHDVDIADLRVQISSATCRVCRHCQGSRQHCTQRGGCFQISQLQQAVSQSLLHPTLNIFQYESSFC, from the exons ATGGCGAGCTCAATTCTATCAAAAATGGCAAAATCAGTCAGAATCACCAATCGCACGCTAATTCCATCTCATTTATTCCGCTGCCGTATGCTTTGTACCAGTGTCGCCACCGCTTCCGAACAAGCTCAATTTGACGCCGCCTCCTTCACATTCTCCGAGGACAACGCTACAGAAGATCCTATATTCGTCAAGGCTCCAGTTTCGAACTGCAGAGCCGATTCTTCATCCCCTTCCAGCTCCTCGGTGACGATGCCGACCTCGTTCATGACCGGTTCCGTTGTAGGCAAGCGCTTTTACCAGCAAGTGACTACGAGGGAAGCGGATGATCGGAATGGATGGATGGTGATGCTTGATTACCGGACTCTGAAGACTCCTTCGAAGAGGCCGCTAAAGCTACCGACTCTTGGCCTCGCCAAGGCAGTTGCGGCTGAGTGGGAATATCAG GAAACAGATGGTATTAGACCTTTCACAATGCCTCTAATGAAATTGGCCTGTACCGCATTAGAAAGAGTGCCTCTTACCCGGCCCAAGATTATCGAACATTTGATGAAGAAATTCAATCAGGATCTGGTTTTCTGTCGTGCTCCGGAGGATAATGTTCTAACGAGTGGTGTTTATG AACGGCAAGTGGAGAAAATCGATCCTTTGCTTGACTGGGTGGGCTCAGAGTTTGGCTTTAAGCCTGTTGTATATTCCAGTTTTTTTGGTGGGAAGCAGGAGGATGGTCTTATAAAGGCTGTTGAAGATCTTCTAAGGAAAACAGATGACTGTGAATTGGCATCAATCGATGCCATCGCATCAGCTGCACACTCTTTAATAATTGCTATTGGAATTTTTCGTGGAAAGTTGCAGATCGAAGAAGCAATTGAGTTGATTAGACTTGAAGAAGATCTACAG GTGGATAAATGGGGTATGGTTGAAGGTGGTCACGATGTTGATATTGCTGATCTACGAGTTCAGATCTCATCTGCCACG TGTAGAGTCTGTAGACATTGTCAAGGCTCTCGGCAGCATTGCACACAGAGAGGTGGCTGTTTCCAGATATCACAGTTACAACAGGCAGTGTCACAGTCATTGTTGCACCCTACATTAAACATTTTCCAATATGAGAGTTCTTTTTGTTAA